Part of the Chitinophaga parva genome is shown below.
GAGCACATAGTTGGCTGCAATAGCGTGCTGGTTAGGCGTTATCTTTTCGGGGAACAGGCAAAGGCTGGTATCCCCATTGCCCTGCGGCATATCGCCCAGCACCTGGTCATAGGTGCGGTTCTCTTTGATGATGTAAAATACATACTTCAGCGGAGATGGGCCGCCTGTCGTACGGGGAATGGGATTACCCTCCCGGCCCGGGGCCATCTGTTCCCTTGCTTTGGTGTAAGGCGTGTTTGCATACACCTGGCGGGTCCAGGCGCTAAGTGTTTTTGCATCCGGTGTATTGAATATGGAAAGGGTGCCTTTGAACAGGCCGGCTATGTATTGCATGGGCCGGTTAGACTTGTTAGCCTCATGCAGGCCACTGGTCTCGTTTTTATTCACCGGTTTGGGGCCATCAGGATTGGCCATGGAGGTAAACCCTTTGCCATTGGCCACCCATATCTTTTTGCCGGTGACCCGCACCACGGTTGGATACCAGCCGGTGGGAATAAAACCTTTTGCGGTGCTTTTACCCGGGATGCTCACATCAAATACGGCCAGGCAGTTATTGTCTGCATTGGCGGCATACAGGGTCCTGCTATCGGCCGACAAGGCCAGGCCATTGGTAGTAGAGCCGGTGGGTGCATCGGGATAGAGGGCGGTGTTCAGCGTTTCTATCACTTTCTGCCTGGCCACGTTGATCACGGACACGGAATTGTCGTTGGCATTGGCTACATATAAATATTTACCGTTTGCCGTCAGCAACATTTCATTGGGATGGTTACCGGCCGGGATGCTGGCCTGCAACTGGCCGCTGCGGGTATTGAACACCGCTATTCTTTCCTGGCCCCACATGGAAATGTACAACCGCCCATCGGGCGCCAGCAGGCAGGTGTATGCTTCTCCGCCCAAGGCTATTTTTTGCTTCACCCGTTTGGTTTGCAGGTCGGCAATGTATAAGCTGCTGTCTTCTTTTGTAACTACGTAGAGGTGATGCGGGCCCACGGCAATGCCCGCAGGGCCTACCTTATTGGGCCAGGCCTTACCCAGGCGGATGCTGTCTGCCAATTGCAGCTTGCGGCCGCGCACATCATAGCACCAGATCACGTTGTCATTGCCACCGGAAGCGTACAATGTTTTTTCATCCGGGCTAAAAGCTAGTCCCAGCCAGGATTTCGGGATGGTCACATCATCCAGCACCTGTTCCTGCTGCAGGTCTATGAGCTGTATGGACTGTCGGCTCTGGCCATTGTTGGTCACCGCTGCCAGGTGCTGGGAGCGGGTCACGGCCATGTTCAGCGGTAAGTCGCCCAGGGGCAGGGAGTGGCCGGGTGGCGTAAGTGACCATCCATTGGGTAGTGTCAGTTGTCGGGCCAGGGTGTCCGTTGTTTGTGCCGCAGCCGCAAGGCCCGCCACCAATAAGCATGTAGTCAGTAACTTTCTCTTCATAATAAAAAACGAAAGTTTTAAAGTTAGCCAACGCCGTACGCAAGCTACCGCGGCCTTTAAGGCTTAATATTTATTTAACACTACATGTTGCGCCGGTACTGCCCGCCCACTTCATACAGCGCATGCGTGATCTGGCCAAGACTGCAGTATTTCACGGTTTCCATCAGTTCTTCAAACAGGTTCCCGTTTGACACCGCCACTTGTTGCAGCCGTTGCAGCATGGCGTCACTTTTATCCACGTGGCGTTTTTGGAATGCCTGCAGGGTGTGGATCTGGAAGTCCTTTTCCTCGCTGGTAGAGCGGATCACTTCCTGTGGAATGATGGTAGGTGAGCCGTTCTTGTTCAGGAATGTATTTACGCCAATGATGGGATACTCCCCCGTGTGCTTCATGGATTCATAGTGCAGGCTTTCTTCCTGGATCTTGTTGCGCTGGTACATGCGCTCCATGGCGCCCAGCACGCCTCCCCGTTCTGTGATACGGCGAAACTCCGCCAGCACAGCCTCTTCCACCAGGTCTGTCAGTTCTTCAATGAAGAAGGAACCCTGCAGCGGGTTTTCATTCTTTGCGGTGCCCAGCTCACGGTTAATGATCAACTGGATGGCCATGGCGCGGCGCACGCTTTCTTCCGTGGGCGTGGTAATGGCTTCATCATAGGCATTGGTGTGCAGGGAATTGCAATTATCATAAATAGCATACAATGCCTGCAGGGTGGTGCGGATATCGTTGAAGTCTATCTCCTGCGCATGCAGGCTGCGGCCAGAGGTTTGAATATGGTACTTCAGTTTCTGGGAGCGGTCGTTGCCTTTGTATCTATGCCGGATGGCCCTGGACCAGATGCGGCGGGCCACGCGGCCTATCACGGCATATTCAGGGTCCATGCCATTGCTGAAGAAGAAAGAAAGGTTGGGCGCAAAATCATCAATGTGCATGCCCCGGCTCAGGTAATACTCCACGTAAGTAAACCCATTGGCCAATGTAAAGGCCAGTTGGGTAATGGGATTGGCCCCGGCTTCTGCAATATGGTAGCCGGAAATGCTTACGGAATAAAAGTTGCGCACCTTTTCTCGGATGAAATATTCCTGCACATCGCCCATCAGTTTCAGGGCAAATTCCGTGGAGAAGATGCAGGTGTTCTGTGCCTGGTCTTCTTTCAGGATATCTGCCTGCACGGTGCCCCGTACCGTGCTCAATGCCTGTGCTTTCAGTTTTTGATAAACTGCTGGCTCCAGCACTGCATCGCCGGAAACGCCCAGCAGGCGCAGGCCCAGGCCATCATTGCCCGCCGGCAGGTTACCATGGTAATGGGGTAGGGTAGCTTGTTTTTGTAGGGTGGCATTCACCTGGTCCCACCAACCATTTTCCGTGATATATTTTTCACACTGCTGGTCAATGGCCGCATTCATGAAAAATGCCAGCAGCACCGGCGCCGGGCCATTGATGGTCATGGACACCGATGTTTTGGGATCGCACAGGTCAAAGCCACTGTACAATTTCTTTGCATCATCCACGGTGGCAATGCTCACACCGGAGTTGCCGATCTTTCCATAAATATCCGGGCGCACGGCGGGATCCTCCCCGTAAAGGGTTACGCTGTCAAACGCGGTGGACAGGCGCTTTGCCGGCTGGTCCAGTGATACGTAGTGGAAGCGTTTGTTAGTGCGCTCAGGGCCACCTTCCCCGGCAAACATGCGCGTGGGGTCTTCGCCTTCGCGCTTTAACGGGAACACGCCTGCCGTGTAAGGATATTCCCCTGGGAGGTTTTCCTTCCGCTGCCAGCGCAGCAGGTCGCCCCAGTCTTTATAAGTGGGAAGGCTGATCTTGCGGATGCGGCTACCGGAAAGGCTTTCCGTGTACAGGGGCAGTTTTATTTCCTTGTCGCGCACTTTAAAAATATAGTTGTCTGCATGGTACTGCTCTACCACATTGGGCCAGTTGGTAATGAGCGCACGGCTCTCCGGCGACAACTGCTGCTCAATATTTACTTTGATGTCCTGCAATGCTGCATGGTTAGTGAGCTGCAGCACGCCTTCCAGCTGGTACCATTGCGTAGCCAGGGCACATTGCTCTTCCAGCCAGGCATTGTCCTGGTCCAGCGTTTCTGCAATCTCTGCCAGGTAGCGCACGCGCGCAGGTGGAATGATGAGGGAACGTGTAGTACCTCCAGGGCCTGCGCTGGTAGCAGCTTCGCCAAAGGTTACGTGGGTCTTCTCCCCTATCACCTGCATCAGTTTTTCAAACAACTGGTTCACCCCTGCATCATTGAATTGCGATGCAATGGTGCCTATCACGGGCAGCTGTTCATCCTTTGCGCTCCACAGGCCGTGGTTGCGCTTGTATTGTTTGGCCACGTCGTGCAGTGCATCCAGTGCACCGGCCTTATCAAACTTGTTGATGGCTATTACATCTGCATAGTCCAGCATATTGATCTTCTCTAACTGTGATGCCGCACCATATTCCGGCGTCATCACATACAGCGATACATCGCAATGCCCGGTGATCACCGTATCGCTCTGGCCAATGCCGGAAGTTTCCAGGATGATAAAATCAAAGCCGGCCAGCTTGCAGATATCCACGGCCTCCTGGATATGCTCACTGATGGCTTTATCACTTTCGCGCGTGGCCAGGGAGCGCATGTAGGCGCGGGGATGGTGGATGGCATTCATGCGGATGCGGTCTCCCAGCAGGGCCCCGCCTGTTTTTTTCTTGGAAGGATCTACCGACACCACGGCAATGGTCTTGCCAGGAAAACGGCCCAGGTAGCGGCGCACCAGCTCATCGGTGACACTGCTCTTGCCCGCGCCACCGGTACCGGTAATGCCCAGCACCGGTATGGTCTTGGCTGTTTCTGCAGGCGCTAACGGCAGCGGGTGTTTATTTTCTGCCAGGGTGATGGCCTGTGCGATCAGTTTTGCGTCTTTCCCGGGCAGGCCCTTCAATTCACCATTGAGCGAGCTTACTGTTTCAAAATCACACTGGCGGATGAGGTCTTCTATCATGCCTTCCAGGCCCATATGCCGCCCATCGTCCGGGGAGTACAGACGGGCAATGCCGTAGGCGTGCAGTTCTTTTATTTCATCCGGCAGGATAGTGCCGCCACCGCCGCCAAATATTTTAATGTGCCCACAGCCCTTTTGGCGCAGCAGGTCATACATGTATTTGAAAAACTCTACGTGGCCACCTTGGTAGGAGGTAACGGCTATGCCCTGCGCATCCTCCTGGATGGCGCAGTCTACAATTTCTTCCGCGGCGCGGTTATGGCCCAGGTGGATCACTTCTGCGCCTTTGCTTTGCATGATGCGGCGCATAATATTAATCGCGGCGTCGTGGCCGTCAAAGAGAGCGGCTGCCGTAACCAGGCGCACCTGGTGTTTTGGTGTATAAGACATGGGTGTGGTGAGAATGATTTTAATTAATAGTGGTAACGTGGAAGTTGCCGGCACACAAGGTACAAAAGTTAGGTGGATAGCGGTGCAAGCTATAATGGTGGCGGGTTTCAGGCCATTACAATCCGTTGCAGGCCCCGCAAAAAAAAATTCCCTCACACGGCTTGTGTGAGGGAATAATGTAATAACGGTCACCAGTACATACTTAAAAGTACACCATCTGGTATTTCATAACGTGGAATTATAATCAGCTATAGATTGAGAAAAAATTTAATCTGGTTGATTGCGTATGATCGAGTTACAGACTTTCTGCTTAGAAAAACTACTTCCTTAAAACGTGTTGCGTATATTTTACACAATCTTAACCTAAAAAATTGTTAAAAACAAATTTTTCGTGTTATTTATTTTTCAGCCCCATCGGCTCAAATGCAGAATAGTTGTAGGTTTTACACTTATGGTAAAAATGGCGCAAAGTAGCTGCGCCTGGCAATAGTTTAGCTTGCTGAAGCCACTGTTGGCATTTCCGGTCCGGTAAATCGTTTTAGTAAACAAAGTGGACGCCAAAGAAAAGAACAGGCATTTGCATAGCACAAAGAGGGGAGAGAAAAAATTTATAGTAAAAGGCATAAAAATACCACAGCGGGATATTGCAACCGCATAGAAACACACCATTGTGATAACATCGCCATCGGCTACAAGGCCTTAGTCTGGCTGGCGCCCATAGATCTTAGCAGGCCGGTGAGACACATTGCTCTCTGCTTCATGCAGGTCTACCAGCAGGTTCATGGCCAGTACTTTTTTACGGAAGTTGCGCCGGTCCAGTTTGTGATCCAGCACGGCCTCATAAAGGTCCTGCAACTCGCGGAAGGAAAAGCGGCGGGGCAACAAACGCAGGTCTGGTGGCTGCTCCTGCAACTTCTGCTGCAGGCGGTCGCGGGCTGCTGTTACAATAGTACCGTGGTCAAATGCCAGCGCAGGCAGGTCCTTCAGCAGGAACCAACGTAGTTCACCCGGCAGGGGAAAATTATTTTCCCGCAGGTGCACCAGGGTGTAGTAAGCCACGCTGATCACCCGGGCCGCAGGATGGCGCTGCACGCTGCCAAAAGCCTGCAACTGGCTCAGGTGGGGAAAGTCCGTTCCCGCAATGGTTTGTGAAACACGATGGGCCGCTGCATCCAGTTCTTCCTGCACCTGCACAGTGTCCCCGGGTAAGATCCACTGACCTTGATGCCCGGGTTCGTGGCACGGCATGAGTAACACCTTTAATTGATCCTGGTCAGATCCAAAAATGACACAATCGACAGATACAGCAAGGCTGCAAAAGGAGTCCATATCAGGGCGCTCCTGATGGCCGGAAAGGTTGTGGGCAACCATATACGTGGAATTAAATAACGCGGAATTGAATTTAAGATAAGAAAAATATTGTACAATGTACTCTATACAAGAGATAATGTACGTTTTCATTTGAGATCATACTGTTCAAGGTTATATTATTGACACGAAAACACCCTTCACCGGATGTTTTTCATTTTTAACTACAACCGCTGTGCATAGAATTTATCATTGTACCTTGTATAGAGTACATTGTACAATTTTTACCTTTACGCCATGTACACCAAAGACATAGAACTAGAGCTCACCGCGCGTGCCAGGCAGCTGCTGGCACAGGTGGCCACCCATAACGCCACCTCCCTGGATGATACGCTGGAAGACCTGCGCCGCGTGCTCCGCTACAATGATTACCGCTACTATGTGCAAAGTAGCCCGGTACTGAGCGATAATGAATATGACCAGCTCTTTGCCTGGCTGAAGCAACTGGAAGCAGCGCATCCTGATAAAGTAAGCCCGGACTCGCCCACCCAACGTGTGGCCCTGGGCCTTACCAGCGCCTTCCCCACCGTGCAGCACCTGGTGCCCATGCTAAGCCTGGAGAACTCTTACAATGCCGATGACCTGCTGGACTGGGACCGCAAAGCCCGCGAGGCCAGCGGCCTGCCTGAAATTGAATACTGCATAGAGCCCAAGTTTGACGGGGCCAGTATTTCCCTCATTTATGAAAACGACCTGCTGGTGCGCGGCGCCACCCGTGGCGATGGGGTGGCGGGGGATGATATCACGACCAACATCAAGCAGATCCGCTCTGTGCCGTTATCCGCGGCCTTTTCCGAATACGGCATCCACACCATAGAGATCCGTGGGGAAGCCATGATCAATAAAAAAACTTTCCGCGCGTTCAATGAGCAGCGCAGCGCGGAAGGCCTGCCCGTGCTGGCCAATCCCCGCAACGCGGCCTCCGGCTCCCTGCGCATGGTAGATCCCCGTGAAGTGGCAAAGCGTGGCCTGGAAGTATTCCTCTACCATATGAGCTACCATACCATGATCGATGGTAAAAAGGAGCCCAAGGAAATACTAACCCACAGCAATACACTGGACCTCTTTACCCACCTGGGTTTGCGCAGCCCTTCCAAAGAAAAGAAAGTAGTAAAAGGCATACAGGCCGTGATAGCGCACGTGCTGGATTATGAACAGCACCGGGACGACCTGCCCTATGAAATTGACGGCATGGTGATCAAGGTGAATGACTATGCGCTGCAGGACCAGCTGGGCATGACCTCCCATCATCCGCGCTGGGCCATTGCCTACAAGTTCAAAGCCCGCCAGGCCACCAGCCGCCTGCGCCACGTAGAGTTCCAGGTGGGCCGCACCGGCGCCATTACACCGGTGGCCAAAATTGACCCCGTAGCCATTGGGGGCGTAATGGTGGGTTCCATTTCCCTTCACAATGAAGAAATGATCCGCGAAAAAGACGTGAAGATCGGCGACATGGTGCTGGTAGAACGCGCCGGTGATGTGATCCCCTACCTGGTAGCCTCCATCCCGGACCTGCGCACCGGTGATGAAAAAGATATTGTGTTCCCCACAGTTTGCCCCGTGTGCCACGACCCGCTGTACAAGCCGGAGGGCGAAAGCGTATGGCGCTGCATCAATATCAATTGTGAAGCACAGGTGGTAGAGCGCATCATTCACTTTGTCAGCAAGGACGCCATGGACATCCGCAGCTTTGGTGAGAGCAATGTGCGCAAGTTCTACAGCCTGCAACTGTTGAAAGACATACCCGGCATTTACGAACTGGATTTTGAGAAAATAGGCAAGCTGGAAGGCTTTGGCAAAAAATCTTTGTCGAACCTGGAAGCCGCCATCGAGGCGTCTAAAAGCCAGCCATTGCACCGCCTTATTTATGGCCTGGGCATACGCTATGTGGGTGAAACCACGGCCAAGACCCTGGCCAACAGCGTATCCCACCTGCTGGACCTCCGGCAGCGCAGTGAAGAAGCCCTGCTTACGCTGGAAGACATCGGGCCCAAGGTAGTGGGCAGCATTGTGCAGTTCTTCCGCAACCAGGATAACATTCACATGCTGCAAAGGCTGGAACAGCTGGGCGTTTCGCTGGTCAATACGAAAAGCGCGGCCCCTGTGGAAGGCAACCTTAGCGGGCAAACCTTCCTCTTCACCGGCACCCTTTCCAAGCTGAAACGCGCCGACGCCGAGGCCATGGTGGAAGCCCACGGCGGCAAGCTGCTGGGCAGTGTAAGCAGTAAGCTTAATTACCTGGTGGTAGGTGAAGACGCCGGCAGCAAACTGGAAAAAGCCAAGAAGATCAACACCGTGCATATTCTCAGTGAAGACGAATTTATTGCCCTCATTAACAGCGAAGCATGACCGACGAATTTTTTATGCAGCAGGCCATGCGCGAAGCCCGCAAGGCCTTTGATGCCGGGGAAGTGCCCATTGGCGCCGTAGTGGTGGCCAATAACCAGGTGATAGGCCGCGGCCACAACCAGGTGGAAATGCTCAATGACTGCACCGCACACGCAGAAATGATAGCCCTTACCGCGGCGTTCAATTACCTGGGCAGCAAGTACCTGATGGATGCCACCCTGTATGTAACCGTGGAGCCCTGCCTCATGTGCGCGGGCGCGTTGTACTGGAGCAAAATAGGCCGCATTGTATATGCCGCCCCGGATGAGAAGAACAGCTACCGCCGCGCCACCGGGCAAACAAACCCCTTCCATCCCAAAACCAAACTGGAACAGGGGCCCTGCACAGAAGAGAGCCTGCAGCTGATGAAAACATTTTTCCAGCAGCGCAGGAATTAATTGGTATCCTTACAAAAAATAAAAGCCCGGACCAGCCATGTGGTCCGGGCTTTGCGTTATATCAGCAACACGGTTACCTGCCAGTGCCGGTATTGTTCTGCTGCAATTTGTTCATCGCGATGAGTTGCTTCATGGTGTGATCCATGCCTTCGGAAGATCCATCCAGGAAGATCACATTGCCTTTGGAATTTTCCGCAAAGTTCTTGATAGCTTCCGTCCACATGGAAAACAGGATCACAGAGGTATCCAGGTCTGCCTGCTGCATTTCACGGGCTGCCATGGTCATACCTTTAGCCACTTCTTCGCGGAAGAGGGCCACGCCCTGGCCACGCAGCTGTGCGGCCTGCCTTTCCGCCTCTGCGGCGATCTTGATGGCGTTGCCTTCTGCTTCCGCTGCCTTGGTCTTGGTAATGAGCAGTGCCTGGCCTTCGTTTTCTGCAGCGGCCTTCAGGTTGTTAGATGCCACTACCTGGGCCATGGAGCGCATAATGGCTTCGTCAAATGTAATATCATTCATCTGCAGGTCCTGCAGGTGGTAGCCCCATTCTTCCAGGCCACGGTCTATCTGTTCCTTTACGTGTTCGGTAATGTCACGGCGCAGGCTCAGTACTTCCGCCTGTTTTTTGGTAGCTACAAAGCCGCGGATGGAGCCTTCAATGGTGCGGATAAGGGCCTGCATAAAGCTTCTTTCGTCCACGAATTTGAATGCCACATTCTTGATGGTCTCTTCCTGGTTATTGAGCACAGAGTAGAGCAGCATGGCTTTAAAGTATACATTGGCCTGGTCTATGGTTATGGCCTGGAATTCCAGTTCCACGGAGCGGTTCTGGATAGAGATCCGTTTGTAAACTTTTTCAATGACGGGAATTTTGAAATTGAGGCCGGGAAACAGGACGCGCTGGTATTTTCCAAACACGGTGGTCACCGCGATGGTTCCCTGTTGTACAGTTACAAAACTGCTCAGGACCACCACGACGATGATGATGAGCAGTACAATGATAATAGTGGATGAGAACATACGATAAATGGAGTTTAGGATTTCATCAAAAGTAATAAAATCCTAACCCATTTAGCAGGTATTCAAATAATGGGTATCCCAAACAATTGAGAGAGGCCGGTCAAGTGCAGGATGCCAAGGAGGTGGAGACCAGGGCACCTGGTGTTCCTGCACTTTGTGTTTGGGGACTACAAAACAATGGATGAAGGGGAACGACAATGGATAAAGGAGAAAATCGGGCTACACAAGGAATGAAATGCGATAAAAATATGGTCAGCTATATTTTTTGTATTTTTTTCAAGTACAGGAAGGCGTCGTCCAGTTCTATCTGCTTCAGCTGGCAGGCTAATTTGGTGCGCAGATCTTCTGTTTCCTCACGCATTTTCTTGTATGACAATTTCAGTTGCTCATATTGTTCAAGTATTTCCTCCGATGAAGCGGTTTTTTCTACTTGCAAAATTTCATACGCTCTATCGTCGGTGATCATAGACATAGGGGCTTTTACATCCAATTGATTCGTTATACGTTTTATTAGCCACTAAATTAGTGGACTTCTAAAAGCGAGAAAATACCCAAGCTTGGGTATTTTTAGAAAAACGCTAAAAATCAACAGGAAAGAGACAAACCGTAAATGCGGGGAATGGGGATAACAAACGTGTGGTATTTTTTACTGGAAACCAATCCGTTTGGCTAATGCTACCAGTT
Proteins encoded:
- a CDS encoding bifunctional YncE family protein/alkaline phosphatase family protein — translated: MKRKLLTTCLLVAGLAAAAQTTDTLARQLTLPNGWSLTPPGHSLPLGDLPLNMAVTRSQHLAAVTNNGQSRQSIQLIDLQQEQVLDDVTIPKSWLGLAFSPDEKTLYASGGNDNVIWCYDVRGRKLQLADSIRLGKAWPNKVGPAGIAVGPHHLYVVTKEDSSLYIADLQTKRVKQKIALGGEAYTCLLAPDGRLYISMWGQERIAVFNTRSGQLQASIPAGNHPNEMLLTANGKYLYVANANDNSVSVINVARQKVIETLNTALYPDAPTGSTTNGLALSADSRTLYAANADNNCLAVFDVSIPGKSTAKGFIPTGWYPTVVRVTGKKIWVANGKGFTSMANPDGPKPVNKNETSGLHEANKSNRPMQYIAGLFKGTLSIFNTPDAKTLSAWTRQVYANTPYTKAREQMAPGREGNPIPRTTGGPSPLKYVFYIIKENRTYDQVLGDMPQGNGDTSLCLFPEKITPNQHAIAANYVLLDNFYVDAEVSADGHNWSMAAYGTDYVEKTWPTYYGGRGGTYDYEGSRPVAYPRKGFIWDYCQRAGVSYRSYGEFIGGGKPQLKSLKDHFCPDFPPFDLSIQDITREAIWERDFDSLVAINALPHFSTVRLGNDHTSGMHKGAYSPYAAVADNDLAVGKLIEHLSHSPVWKESVVFILEDDAQNGSDHVDAHRSPAYVVGPFVKRNTVDHGMYTTSAILRTMELILGLPPMSQYDAAAVPLWTCFTPEADFTPYVLRPAQVDINERNTAWNESARRSAAFDLAEEDKVPDLELNEVIWKAIHGEDAVMPSPRRSAFIHWQTKEDDDD
- a CDS encoding methylmalonyl-CoA mutase family protein, with the translated sequence MSYTPKHQVRLVTAAALFDGHDAAINIMRRIMQSKGAEVIHLGHNRAAEEIVDCAIQEDAQGIAVTSYQGGHVEFFKYMYDLLRQKGCGHIKIFGGGGGTILPDEIKELHAYGIARLYSPDDGRHMGLEGMIEDLIRQCDFETVSSLNGELKGLPGKDAKLIAQAITLAENKHPLPLAPAETAKTIPVLGITGTGGAGKSSVTDELVRRYLGRFPGKTIAVVSVDPSKKKTGGALLGDRIRMNAIHHPRAYMRSLATRESDKAISEHIQEAVDICKLAGFDFIILETSGIGQSDTVITGHCDVSLYVMTPEYGAASQLEKINMLDYADVIAINKFDKAGALDALHDVAKQYKRNHGLWSAKDEQLPVIGTIASQFNDAGVNQLFEKLMQVIGEKTHVTFGEAATSAGPGGTTRSLIIPPARVRYLAEIAETLDQDNAWLEEQCALATQWYQLEGVLQLTNHAALQDIKVNIEQQLSPESRALITNWPNVVEQYHADNYIFKVRDKEIKLPLYTESLSGSRIRKISLPTYKDWGDLLRWQRKENLPGEYPYTAGVFPLKREGEDPTRMFAGEGGPERTNKRFHYVSLDQPAKRLSTAFDSVTLYGEDPAVRPDIYGKIGNSGVSIATVDDAKKLYSGFDLCDPKTSVSMTINGPAPVLLAFFMNAAIDQQCEKYITENGWWDQVNATLQKQATLPHYHGNLPAGNDGLGLRLLGVSGDAVLEPAVYQKLKAQALSTVRGTVQADILKEDQAQNTCIFSTEFALKLMGDVQEYFIREKVRNFYSVSISGYHIAEAGANPITQLAFTLANGFTYVEYYLSRGMHIDDFAPNLSFFFSNGMDPEYAVIGRVARRIWSRAIRHRYKGNDRSQKLKYHIQTSGRSLHAQEIDFNDIRTTLQALYAIYDNCNSLHTNAYDEAITTPTEESVRRAMAIQLIINRELGTAKNENPLQGSFFIEELTDLVEEAVLAEFRRITERGGVLGAMERMYQRNKIQEESLHYESMKHTGEYPIIGVNTFLNKNGSPTIIPQEVIRSTSEEKDFQIHTLQAFQKRHVDKSDAMLQRLQQVAVSNGNLFEELMETVKYCSLGQITHALYEVGGQYRRNM
- a CDS encoding NUDIX hydrolase gives rise to the protein MKTYIISCIEYIVQYFSYLKFNSALFNSTYMVAHNLSGHQERPDMDSFCSLAVSVDCVIFGSDQDQLKVLLMPCHEPGHQGQWILPGDTVQVQEELDAAAHRVSQTIAGTDFPHLSQLQAFGSVQRHPAARVISVAYYTLVHLRENNFPLPGELRWFLLKDLPALAFDHGTIVTAARDRLQQKLQEQPPDLRLLPRRFSFRELQDLYEAVLDHKLDRRNFRKKVLAMNLLVDLHEAESNVSHRPAKIYGRQPD
- the ligA gene encoding NAD-dependent DNA ligase LigA, with product MYTKDIELELTARARQLLAQVATHNATSLDDTLEDLRRVLRYNDYRYYVQSSPVLSDNEYDQLFAWLKQLEAAHPDKVSPDSPTQRVALGLTSAFPTVQHLVPMLSLENSYNADDLLDWDRKAREASGLPEIEYCIEPKFDGASISLIYENDLLVRGATRGDGVAGDDITTNIKQIRSVPLSAAFSEYGIHTIEIRGEAMINKKTFRAFNEQRSAEGLPVLANPRNAASGSLRMVDPREVAKRGLEVFLYHMSYHTMIDGKKEPKEILTHSNTLDLFTHLGLRSPSKEKKVVKGIQAVIAHVLDYEQHRDDLPYEIDGMVIKVNDYALQDQLGMTSHHPRWAIAYKFKARQATSRLRHVEFQVGRTGAITPVAKIDPVAIGGVMVGSISLHNEEMIREKDVKIGDMVLVERAGDVIPYLVASIPDLRTGDEKDIVFPTVCPVCHDPLYKPEGESVWRCININCEAQVVERIIHFVSKDAMDIRSFGESNVRKFYSLQLLKDIPGIYELDFEKIGKLEGFGKKSLSNLEAAIEASKSQPLHRLIYGLGIRYVGETTAKTLANSVSHLLDLRQRSEEALLTLEDIGPKVVGSIVQFFRNQDNIHMLQRLEQLGVSLVNTKSAAPVEGNLSGQTFLFTGTLSKLKRADAEAMVEAHGGKLLGSVSSKLNYLVVGEDAGSKLEKAKKINTVHILSEDEFIALINSEA
- a CDS encoding nucleoside deaminase, translating into MTDEFFMQQAMREARKAFDAGEVPIGAVVVANNQVIGRGHNQVEMLNDCTAHAEMIALTAAFNYLGSKYLMDATLYVTVEPCLMCAGALYWSKIGRIVYAAPDEKNSYRRATGQTNPFHPKTKLEQGPCTEESLQLMKTFFQQRRN
- a CDS encoding SPFH domain-containing protein: MFSSTIIIVLLIIIVVVVLSSFVTVQQGTIAVTTVFGKYQRVLFPGLNFKIPVIEKVYKRISIQNRSVELEFQAITIDQANVYFKAMLLYSVLNNQEETIKNVAFKFVDERSFMQALIRTIEGSIRGFVATKKQAEVLSLRRDITEHVKEQIDRGLEEWGYHLQDLQMNDITFDEAIMRSMAQVVASNNLKAAAENEGQALLITKTKAAEAEGNAIKIAAEAERQAAQLRGQGVALFREEVAKGMTMAAREMQQADLDTSVILFSMWTEAIKNFAENSKGNVIFLDGSSEGMDHTMKQLIAMNKLQQNNTGTGR